A single region of the Hymenobacter siberiensis genome encodes:
- a CDS encoding HAMP domain-containing sensor histidine kinase, producing the protein MSLKAKITWGFVAMLVLLVGLGGYAFDTVHQLDRNSRAILQDNFYSVQLGQRMLQALDELATPAAAPAALNRYSTALTREAGNITEPGEQQLVDSMVQTLGRYEDAPVTRAATVAELRRHTHHMVALNMAALTRKNEQANRTATAATRFLVTLLTLGALLALALVLSVPEAAVGGLRKLTASIDHAAAGNFSASIPQESTDEFGSVTRAFNGLLMHLNEYRTANLAELLTERNRVASIVQTLKEGLLLLDESRQVIVANPVACALLGLSEAEVVARPAEELAQANPVFGQLLAYVQQPAAQRGSTPLALTVGEGAEAVFYQVGLHEAVSFNAATDRMEFIGSILALHNVSAFKKLDQTKSDFLATISHELKTPLSSSNFNLKLLLDQRIGPLNAEQADIVSSLRQENQRLLLLVSELLTVARLEAGATIALDMRPTALAALVAAATEPLQLQLRPKHLVLDVQLPPNLPPVRADLEKSAWVLLNLLANAVRYSPEGGRIIVSAAAEPDGQAVRVQVQDDGPGIAPEHQQRIFERFAQGPGAGPEAAAGTGLGLSISREFITNQGGTLGVESTPGAGSTFYFTLPVA; encoded by the coding sequence ATGTCACTCAAAGCAAAAATCACCTGGGGATTCGTGGCCATGCTGGTCCTGCTGGTCGGGCTGGGGGGCTACGCCTTCGATACCGTGCACCAGCTGGACCGGAATTCGCGCGCTATTCTGCAGGACAATTTCTACTCGGTGCAGCTGGGCCAGCGCATGTTGCAGGCGTTGGATGAGCTGGCCACCCCAGCCGCCGCGCCAGCCGCCTTGAACCGCTACAGCACGGCGCTTACCCGCGAGGCCGGCAATATCACGGAGCCCGGCGAGCAGCAGCTCGTCGACAGCATGGTGCAGACCCTGGGCCGCTACGAGGATGCCCCGGTCACCCGGGCAGCCACCGTGGCCGAGCTGCGTCGGCACACCCACCACATGGTGGCCCTGAACATGGCCGCCCTCACCCGCAAAAACGAGCAGGCCAACCGCACGGCCACCGCCGCCACCCGCTTTCTGGTAACCCTGCTGACCCTGGGCGCGCTGCTAGCCCTGGCCCTGGTGCTGAGCGTGCCGGAAGCGGCCGTGGGCGGCCTGCGCAAGCTCACGGCCAGCATCGACCACGCGGCGGCGGGCAATTTTTCGGCCAGCATCCCACAGGAAAGTACCGACGAGTTTGGCAGTGTGACCCGGGCCTTTAATGGTTTGCTGATGCACCTCAACGAGTACCGCACGGCCAACCTGGCCGAGCTGCTGACCGAGCGCAACCGGGTGGCCAGCATCGTGCAGACGCTGAAAGAGGGCCTGCTGCTGCTCGATGAAAGCCGGCAGGTGATTGTGGCCAACCCCGTGGCCTGTGCCCTGCTGGGGCTGTCGGAGGCCGAGGTGGTGGCCCGGCCGGCCGAGGAGCTGGCGCAGGCCAACCCGGTGTTTGGCCAGCTGCTGGCCTACGTGCAGCAGCCCGCCGCCCAGCGGGGCAGCACGCCCCTGGCCCTCACCGTGGGAGAAGGGGCTGAGGCCGTATTCTACCAGGTGGGCCTGCACGAGGCCGTTTCATTTAACGCGGCCACTGACCGCATGGAGTTCATCGGCTCCATCCTGGCGCTGCACAACGTGTCGGCCTTCAAGAAGCTGGACCAGACCAAGTCCGACTTCCTGGCCACCATCTCACACGAGCTGAAAACGCCGCTGTCGAGCAGCAATTTCAACCTCAAGCTGCTGCTCGACCAGCGCATCGGGCCGCTCAATGCCGAGCAGGCCGACATCGTGAGCAGCCTGCGGCAGGAAAACCAGCGCCTGCTGCTCCTGGTGAGCGAGCTGCTGACGGTGGCCCGCCTGGAAGCAGGCGCCACCATTGCCCTCGACATGCGCCCCACCGCGCTGGCCGCGCTGGTGGCCGCCGCCACCGAGCCCCTGCAGCTGCAGCTGCGCCCCAAGCACCTGGTGCTGGACGTGCAGCTGCCCCCCAACCTGCCGCCGGTGCGCGCCGACCTGGAAAAGTCGGCCTGGGTGCTGCTCAATCTGCTGGCCAACGCCGTGCGCTACTCGCCCGAGGGTGGCCGGATTATCGTTTCGGCCGCCGCCGAGCCCGACGGCCAGGCGGTGCGGGTGCAGGTGCAGGACGACGGCCCGGGCATTGCCCCGGAGCACCAGCAGCGCATTTTCGAGCGGTTTGCGCAGGGCCCCGGCGCGGGGCCGGAAGCGGCCGCTGGTACCGGCCTGGGTCTGAGCATCTCCCGCGAATTCATCACCAACCAGGGCGGCACGCTGGGCGTGGAAAGCACGCCCGGTGCTGGCAGCACCTTCTATTTCACTTTGCCCGTGGCCTAG
- a CDS encoding Pls/PosA family non-ribosomal peptide synthetase, translating to MNPTETLANGSTDTLVLPVPFAALTASVTAYALVHYRYQPERTATVLPVAVRLGAPADLLAPVLQLHLSLDDAQRVSTLTAEAAQQIRTALAALPPDWEPAMQPWHLQMTPDSADTPPAWESKVTFLDDDVTFAVADRPATAGHLQAVFEQLGPTTETTVGRLQFLGTAELMQLAEFAQSPVQLPAGAPARLHEWFEASVQQYPTRPALLGPAGPVSYRELDERANALADYLRATGVQPGDFVGLFIAKSTELYVAMLAVLKAGAAYVPLDLSFPAERVAFILSDCGARLLLTAGPPPAPGEWAGTALNLHQLPAYPAESRPAAPAPVLSPDSPAYVIYTSGTTGLPKGVVLPHRSIGHLVQAEQALFQPTADDRVAQGFSVAFDASLEEIWLAWAAGAALVPVPDEVMKAPDALPAFLLAQGVTVFSTVPTLLSLLDAPVATVRLLILGGEVCPAELLTAWGGTSRRIVNTYGPTEATVIATSADYVPGRPLTIGRPVPGYVVRLLDQAGQAVAPGLEGEICLGGAALATGYLNRPELTASKFIEADAPQPALRGRFYRTGDLGRFTTGGEVEFLGRIDTQVKLRGYRIELAEIEALLLQFPGVRNAAVALKTGPDDVPRLIAYLILAAGHALDEAALRPFLRTRLAAYMVPALFVEMGSFPALTSGKVDRKALPYPQGTAAESDRVLVAPRTPAEAALLPMWQQRFGTKAISVIDDFFDLGGNSLLASLLVSELRRRPEFAGLSVRDLYAGRTIEGLARCAVTPTEADAPTTGFSTEPTATSPAASTGVRAVTAGLQLLSATLFYALPVTTLLFSLRRTGMAHWHWLPLLGLSLASLLAYLPLYGLLVVAVKWLVIGRFRAGNYPLWGFYYLRFWLVKKAVESVPAYLLTGTPYLNAFYRLLGAHIGPHVHLNSNRLLAFDLITIGAGASIAPEAGLLGYRVEAGRLLLGPIEVGENAYVGLRAVLRNNSRLGAEAVLEDLSALAAGHEVPAYEVWAGSPARRVRTLAPADCPPVLRPGQSTRLGFLALQTGALLLVQLLPAGSALPVVGLFYEAVLRYGWLAALALLLPLSTLYVVLSILVSALFVRVGTSRRGAATHSLYSRAYVQQWFVDAILAESLRLLRPLYATIYTPFYLRLLGARIGRRAEVSTLNHLSVDQLTVGAEAFLADSVSIGAPRVQRGVLTIAPTVIGARSFIGNSAVVPGGTTLGSGVLIGALSTAPATTPADDTSWVGSPAFALPNRPVSHAFPASLTFAPPRRLVLARGLIEFFKITLPYCFAFLSFGLLYHYCVEHPALPFWRVVLGGTGIFLTSIFSLTLLTVALKWTIIGRYVPAEKPLWSSFVWRSELVNSLCESYVYPFWEALLLGTPFAAIFFRWMGSDFGKRVYLDTTEITEFDLAHVGDQAELASGVTVQTHLFEDRVMKMSHLRIGAGASVGVSAVVLYDSEMEAGARLRSLSLLMKGERLPAHTTWQGIPCSFVP from the coding sequence ATGAACCCCACCGAAACGCTTGCCAACGGTAGTACCGACACCTTAGTCCTGCCCGTACCCTTTGCCGCTTTAACCGCCTCGGTTACCGCCTATGCGCTCGTGCACTACCGCTACCAACCCGAGCGCACGGCCACCGTGCTGCCCGTGGCCGTGCGGCTGGGCGCGCCGGCTGATTTGCTGGCTCCGGTGCTCCAGCTGCATCTTTCGCTGGATGATGCGCAGCGGGTGAGCACGCTGACTGCCGAGGCCGCACAGCAAATCCGCACGGCGCTGGCGGCATTGCCACCTGATTGGGAGCCGGCAATGCAGCCCTGGCACCTGCAAATGACGCCCGACAGCGCCGACACACCACCCGCCTGGGAAAGCAAAGTTACGTTTTTGGATGATGACGTGACGTTTGCCGTCGCCGACCGGCCCGCTACTGCCGGCCATTTGCAGGCTGTATTCGAGCAGCTCGGGCCCACTACCGAAACCACGGTGGGCCGGCTACAATTTCTGGGTACCGCCGAGCTGATGCAGCTAGCCGAATTTGCCCAGAGCCCGGTGCAGCTGCCCGCCGGCGCTCCCGCGCGGCTGCACGAGTGGTTTGAAGCCAGCGTGCAGCAGTACCCCACACGGCCGGCCCTGCTGGGGCCCGCCGGCCCCGTGAGCTACCGCGAGCTGGACGAGCGCGCCAACGCGCTGGCCGACTATCTGCGCGCCACGGGCGTACAACCCGGCGATTTCGTAGGCCTGTTCATCGCAAAATCGACGGAGCTGTACGTGGCCATGCTGGCCGTGCTCAAGGCCGGGGCCGCCTACGTGCCCCTGGACTTAAGCTTTCCGGCCGAGCGGGTGGCCTTCATTCTGAGCGACTGCGGGGCGCGCCTGCTGCTGACGGCCGGGCCGCCCCCCGCTCCCGGCGAGTGGGCCGGCACCGCCCTGAACCTGCACCAGCTACCGGCTTATCCGGCCGAGAGCCGGCCGGCCGCCCCCGCCCCCGTGCTTTCGCCCGACTCGCCGGCCTACGTCATCTACACGTCTGGCACCACCGGCCTGCCCAAGGGCGTGGTGCTGCCGCACCGCAGCATTGGCCATTTGGTGCAGGCCGAGCAGGCCTTGTTTCAGCCGACTGCCGACGACCGGGTAGCGCAGGGCTTTTCGGTGGCTTTTGATGCTTCGCTGGAAGAAATCTGGCTGGCCTGGGCCGCCGGCGCGGCGCTGGTGCCGGTGCCCGACGAGGTGATGAAAGCGCCCGACGCGCTGCCAGCGTTTCTACTGGCCCAAGGCGTCACGGTGTTTTCCACGGTGCCCACGCTGCTCTCGCTGCTCGATGCGCCGGTGGCCACGGTGCGCCTACTCATTCTGGGCGGCGAAGTGTGTCCGGCCGAGCTGCTGACGGCCTGGGGCGGGACCAGCCGGCGCATCGTGAACACCTACGGGCCCACGGAGGCCACCGTCATCGCCACCAGCGCCGACTACGTGCCGGGCCGGCCGCTCACCATTGGCCGGCCGGTGCCGGGCTACGTGGTGCGGCTGCTCGACCAGGCCGGGCAGGCCGTTGCCCCGGGCCTGGAAGGCGAAATCTGCCTGGGCGGGGCCGCGCTGGCCACCGGCTACCTCAACCGCCCCGAGCTGACGGCCAGCAAGTTTATTGAAGCAGATGCCCCCCAGCCGGCGTTGCGCGGCCGCTTCTATCGCACTGGCGATTTGGGCCGCTTCACGACCGGCGGCGAAGTGGAGTTTCTGGGCCGCATCGACACGCAGGTGAAGCTGCGCGGCTACCGCATAGAGCTGGCCGAAATCGAGGCGCTGCTGTTGCAGTTTCCGGGCGTGCGCAACGCCGCCGTGGCCCTCAAAACCGGTCCCGACGACGTGCCCCGGCTTATTGCCTACCTCATTCTGGCCGCCGGCCACGCGCTGGACGAAGCCGCGCTGCGCCCCTTCCTGCGCACCCGGCTGGCCGCCTACATGGTGCCGGCCCTGTTCGTGGAAATGGGCAGCTTCCCGGCCCTGACCAGCGGCAAAGTCGACCGCAAGGCCCTGCCCTACCCGCAGGGCACCGCAGCGGAGTCGGACCGCGTGCTGGTGGCCCCGCGCACGCCCGCCGAAGCGGCCCTGCTGCCCATGTGGCAGCAGCGCTTCGGCACGAAGGCCATTTCCGTCATCGACGACTTTTTTGACCTCGGCGGCAACTCGCTGCTGGCTTCGCTACTGGTATCGGAGCTGCGGCGGCGGCCTGAGTTTGCCGGCCTCTCGGTGCGCGACCTCTACGCCGGCCGCACCATCGAGGGCCTGGCCCGCTGCGCGGTAACGCCCACCGAAGCCGATGCGCCCACGACCGGCTTCAGCACTGAGCCGACCGCCACCAGCCCCGCCGCTTCGACGGGCGTGCGGGCGGTCACGGCGGGACTGCAGCTGCTTTCGGCTACTTTATTCTACGCGCTGCCCGTCACCACGCTGCTGTTTTCGTTGCGCCGCACAGGCATGGCGCACTGGCACTGGCTGCCGCTGCTGGGCCTGTCCCTGGCCTCGCTGCTGGCCTATCTGCCCCTGTATGGCCTGCTGGTAGTGGCGGTGAAGTGGCTCGTTATCGGCCGGTTTCGGGCGGGCAACTACCCGCTGTGGGGCTTCTATTACCTGCGCTTCTGGCTAGTGAAGAAGGCCGTCGAATCGGTGCCCGCCTACCTGCTCACCGGCACGCCTTACCTCAATGCCTTCTACCGCCTGCTGGGGGCACACATTGGCCCGCACGTCCACCTCAACTCCAACCGTCTGCTGGCCTTCGACCTGATTACCATCGGCGCGGGCGCCAGCATTGCCCCCGAGGCCGGCCTGCTAGGCTACCGCGTGGAAGCCGGCCGCCTGCTGCTGGGCCCCATCGAAGTAGGTGAGAATGCCTACGTGGGCCTGCGGGCGGTGCTGCGCAACAATTCGCGCCTCGGGGCCGAGGCCGTGCTCGAAGACCTTTCGGCCCTGGCCGCCGGCCACGAAGTGCCCGCCTACGAGGTGTGGGCCGGCTCGCCGGCCCGGCGCGTGCGCACCCTGGCCCCGGCCGACTGCCCGCCCGTGCTTCGGCCCGGCCAAAGCACCCGCCTGGGCTTCCTGGCCCTGCAAACCGGCGCGCTGCTGCTGGTGCAGCTATTACCAGCGGGCAGCGCCCTGCCGGTGGTGGGCTTGTTCTACGAGGCCGTGCTGCGCTACGGCTGGCTGGCGGCGCTGGCGCTGCTGCTGCCCCTCTCCACGCTCTACGTGGTGCTTTCCATCCTGGTCTCGGCCCTGTTTGTGCGGGTGGGCACCAGCCGGCGCGGCGCGGCCACGCACTCGCTCTACAGCCGGGCCTACGTGCAGCAATGGTTCGTCGATGCCATTCTGGCCGAGAGCCTGCGCCTGTTGCGGCCGCTGTACGCCACCATCTACACGCCATTTTACCTGCGCCTGCTGGGCGCGCGCATTGGCCGGCGGGCCGAAGTTTCTACGCTAAATCACCTCTCGGTCGACCAGCTGACGGTGGGCGCGGAGGCTTTTCTGGCCGATTCGGTCAGCATCGGCGCGCCGCGGGTGCAGCGCGGGGTGCTCACCATCGCGCCCACCGTTATCGGGGCGCGCTCGTTTATCGGCAACAGCGCAGTGGTGCCCGGCGGCACCACGCTGGGCAGCGGCGTCTTGATTGGGGCACTATCCACAGCCCCGGCAACCACGCCCGCCGACGATACCTCGTGGGTGGGCTCGCCGGCCTTTGCCCTGCCCAACCGGCCGGTCAGCCACGCTTTTCCGGCCAGCCTCACCTTTGCCCCGCCGCGCCGGCTGGTGCTGGCCCGGGGGCTGATTGAGTTCTTCAAAATAACGCTCCCCTATTGCTTCGCTTTCCTGAGCTTCGGCCTACTCTATCACTACTGCGTCGAGCACCCGGCGCTGCCCTTCTGGCGCGTGGTGCTGGGCGGCACCGGTATTTTTCTGACCTCCATTTTCAGCCTGACCCTGCTCACGGTGGCGCTCAAATGGACGATAATCGGACGCTACGTGCCGGCCGAGAAGCCGTTGTGGTCGTCCTTCGTCTGGCGCAGCGAATTGGTTAATTCCCTGTGCGAAAGCTACGTGTATCCGTTCTGGGAGGCGCTGCTGCTGGGTACGCCGTTCGCGGCCATTTTCTTTCGCTGGATGGGTTCTGACTTTGGCAAGCGTGTCTATCTGGATACCACCGAAATTACGGAGTTTGACCTGGCCCACGTCGGCGACCAAGCCGAGCTGGCCAGCGGCGTCACCGTCCAGACCCACCTCTTTGAGGACCGGGTGATGAAGATGTCGCACCTGCGCATTGGAGCCGGGGCCTCGGTGGGCGTGTCGGCCGTGGTACTCTACGATTCGGA